In Nitrospira sp., one genomic interval encodes:
- the ilvB gene encoding biosynthetic-type acetolactate synthase large subunit produces MKLTGSEIFIECLKREGVKTIFALPGGVVLKIFDMLHQQNEIEVILTRHEQGAGHMAEGYAKATGKAGVCLVTSGPGMTNVITALADAYMDSVPLVCFSGQVSTSLIGNDAFQEADNIGLSRPCTKYNFLVKDVNDLATTIKEAFYIATTGRPGPVLVDIPKDVSMAKTEFTYPNSVSIRGYNPTYEGNKWQIKQAAEAIVKAKKPILYVGGGVVFSGASKELLELAEMTQIPVDMTLMGLGAFPGEHPLSLGMLGMHGTYSANMAMHYSDLVIAVGARFDDRVTGKVSEFCPHAKVIHIDIDPTSIRKNIHVDIPIVGDCKAVLRDLNQILKATVNGDQSGLRKPWWDQIREWQQAHPLSYHQEPEGAIKPQHVIKRLYELTKDRDPIVSTDVGQHQMWTAQYFKLAKPNRWLTSGGLGTMGFGFPAAMGAQAAFRNRLVLCVAGDGSVQMNMQEMATAMVSKLPVKIVILNNRFHGMVRQWQDLFYEGRYASSYLDTTPDFVKLAEAYGAVGLRANSLNDLDGVLKAAIESDKPVVVDVPTYPYENCYPMIPAGGCNHEMILEDPPELKKKQAGAVGTGSNEDKDTILTA; encoded by the coding sequence ATGAAGTTGACAGGGTCGGAAATCTTTATCGAATGCCTGAAGCGGGAGGGTGTGAAGACGATCTTCGCCTTGCCGGGCGGCGTCGTGCTGAAGATCTTTGACATGCTCCATCAGCAGAATGAGATCGAAGTTATTCTGACCAGGCATGAGCAGGGTGCCGGTCACATGGCCGAGGGCTATGCCAAGGCAACCGGGAAAGCCGGGGTCTGTTTGGTGACCTCGGGACCAGGCATGACGAACGTGATCACCGCGCTGGCCGATGCCTATATGGACTCCGTTCCTCTGGTCTGCTTCAGCGGACAGGTGTCGACCAGTCTGATCGGCAACGATGCGTTCCAGGAGGCGGACAACATCGGCCTCAGCCGGCCCTGTACGAAGTACAACTTCCTCGTGAAGGACGTGAACGATCTTGCCACCACGATCAAGGAAGCCTTCTATATCGCCACCACCGGCCGTCCTGGGCCGGTCTTGGTGGATATTCCCAAGGATGTGTCCATGGCCAAGACGGAGTTTACCTATCCCAACTCCGTGTCCATCCGTGGATACAATCCGACGTATGAGGGTAATAAATGGCAGATCAAGCAAGCTGCGGAAGCCATTGTCAAGGCGAAGAAGCCGATCCTCTACGTGGGGGGAGGAGTGGTGTTTTCAGGCGCCTCCAAGGAATTGCTTGAACTGGCGGAGATGACGCAGATCCCCGTCGACATGACGCTGATGGGCTTAGGCGCATTCCCCGGCGAACATCCGCTGTCGCTGGGCATGTTGGGCATGCACGGAACCTACAGCGCCAACATGGCGATGCACTATTCCGACCTCGTGATCGCCGTGGGGGCGCGATTCGATGATCGCGTGACCGGCAAGGTCTCTGAATTCTGTCCACACGCCAAGGTCATCCATATCGATATCGACCCGACGTCGATCCGCAAGAATATCCACGTCGATATTCCGATCGTGGGTGACTGTAAGGCCGTATTGCGGGACTTGAATCAGATTTTGAAAGCAACCGTGAACGGTGATCAGAGCGGGCTTCGGAAACCCTGGTGGGACCAAATCCGAGAATGGCAGCAGGCGCACCCCCTCAGCTATCACCAAGAGCCGGAGGGGGCCATCAAGCCGCAACATGTGATCAAGCGGTTGTACGAGCTGACGAAGGATCGGGATCCGATCGTGTCGACGGATGTGGGGCAACATCAGATGTGGACGGCCCAGTACTTCAAGCTGGCGAAGCCGAATCGCTGGCTCACGTCCGGTGGTCTCGGCACGATGGGGTTCGGGTTTCCCGCCGCGATGGGAGCCCAGGCGGCCTTTCGGAACCGGTTGGTGTTGTGCGTGGCCGGCGACGGGAGCGTGCAAATGAACATGCAGGAAATGGCGACGGCCATGGTCTCGAAGCTGCCGGTCAAAATCGTTATCCTGAACAACCGTTTCCACGGCATGGTTCGGCAGTGGCAGGACCTGTTCTATGAAGGTCGGTACGCCTCCAGTTATCTCGATACGACGCCGGACTTTGTGAAGCTGGCCGAGGCCTATGGCGCGGTGGGGTTACGCGCCAATTCCCTGAACGACTTGGATGGTGTCCTCAAGGCGGCGATCGAGAGCGACAAGCCGGTCGTCGTGGATGTGCCGACCTATCCCTACGAGAATTGTTATCCGATGATTCCGGCCGGTGGGTGCAATCACGAAATGATCCTGGAAGATCCGCCGGAACTCAAGAAGAAGCAGGCCGGGGCGGTCGGCACCGGCAGCAATGAAGACAAGGACACGATTCTGACAGCATAG
- a CDS encoding M48 family metallopeptidase, with the protein MTYHGERVTQGATVKRSSVFWLMMGGAVLLTTTGCQTNPYTGRWQLMMMPMSQETQMGAQAYAQVKSDPKMKQSTDPREIEPVRRVAARVIEAAKRSKYSEMANQFEWEVTVIKDDKTMNAFALPGGKIAVYTGIFPVAKTEAGLAAVMGHEVVHALARHGGERMSQNTLAQTTLQAIGIALGVSGTNPVLTQGAMAALGVGAQVGVLLPFSRKHESEADYVGVLLAAEAGYDPRESIQLWTRMGELSGGKGTSEFLSTHPSHDTRIQQLEEWMAEALPIYQSKPPAPNSELPQLR; encoded by the coding sequence ATGACGTACCACGGGGAGCGTGTGACGCAGGGGGCGACAGTGAAGCGTTCGTCCGTCTTCTGGCTGATGATGGGGGGGGCCGTCCTGCTCACGACGACCGGTTGTCAAACCAATCCCTACACCGGACGTTGGCAGCTGATGATGATGCCGATGTCGCAGGAAACGCAAATGGGGGCGCAAGCGTATGCGCAGGTGAAGAGCGATCCCAAGATGAAGCAGTCGACCGATCCCCGTGAAATCGAACCGGTGAGGCGGGTTGCGGCGCGAGTGATCGAGGCGGCGAAGCGATCCAAATACAGTGAGATGGCCAACCAATTCGAGTGGGAAGTGACCGTCATCAAGGATGATAAGACCATGAACGCCTTTGCGCTGCCGGGAGGGAAGATCGCCGTCTACACGGGGATTTTCCCTGTGGCGAAAACGGAAGCGGGCTTGGCGGCCGTGATGGGCCATGAGGTCGTGCATGCCTTGGCTCGGCACGGAGGCGAACGCATGAGTCAGAACACTTTGGCGCAGACCACGCTTCAAGCGATCGGCATCGCGCTCGGGGTGAGTGGGACTAACCCGGTTCTGACGCAAGGCGCCATGGCTGCGCTCGGGGTCGGTGCGCAAGTCGGGGTGCTGCTGCCGTTCAGCCGTAAGCATGAGTCGGAAGCTGATTACGTCGGGGTACTGCTGGCGGCAGAGGCAGGGTATGATCCCAGGGAGTCGATTCAGCTCTGGACGCGTATGGGTGAACTCTCGGGAGGAAAAGGCACCTCGGAATTCCTCTCAACGCATCCCAGTCACGACACGAGAATTCAGCAACTCGAAGAGTGGATGGCCGAAGCCCTTCCGATCTACCAATCCAAACCGCCGGCGCCGAACAGCGAGTTGCCGCAGCTGCGCTGA
- the rnhC gene encoding ribonuclease HIII, protein MPAAPDLSALNRIGIDESGKGDYFGPLVIAAVFVTGDTRRDLALMQVRDSKKISDGRILEMAPDIRLLCPHSIVAIGPQRYNELYAKIRNLNRLLAWGHARALENLLQQVQCDLAIADQFGDERLILNALQEKGKQIRLVQQPKAEADIAVAAASVLARAEFLLRLQRLSQELNTTLPKGASPAVELAGKMVVKKYGQERLGTVAKLHFKTTRQVLGET, encoded by the coding sequence GTGCCCGCCGCTCCAGACCTGTCCGCTCTCAACCGCATCGGAATCGACGAATCCGGCAAGGGCGATTATTTCGGTCCATTGGTCATCGCCGCCGTCTTCGTGACAGGCGACACCCGTCGAGACCTCGCGCTCATGCAGGTCCGCGACAGCAAGAAGATCTCCGATGGCCGGATTCTGGAGATGGCACCCGACATTCGGTTACTCTGCCCGCACAGCATCGTGGCCATCGGCCCCCAGCGCTACAATGAACTCTATGCCAAGATTCGGAATTTGAATCGCCTGTTGGCCTGGGGCCACGCCCGCGCGCTCGAAAACCTCCTTCAACAGGTGCAATGCGACCTGGCCATTGCCGACCAATTCGGCGACGAGCGCCTGATCCTGAACGCCCTTCAGGAGAAAGGGAAGCAGATACGCTTGGTGCAGCAGCCGAAGGCCGAAGCCGACATCGCCGTTGCGGCTGCTTCGGTTTTGGCCCGAGCAGAATTCCTTCTTCGCCTGCAGCGCCTTTCACAAGAGTTGAACACGACCCTGCCCAAGGGCGCGTCCCCCGCAGTGGAACTTGCCGGGAAAATGGTAGTGAAGAAGTATGGGCAGGAGCGACTCGGAACCGTGGCGAAATTACACTTTAAGACGACCAGACAAGTGCTGGGAGAGACTTAG
- the rpoD gene encoding RNA polymerase sigma factor RpoD, which produces MPKQELLGEVKKLINLGKEKGFLTYDDLNSTLPADVVSSDQFSTIMTMFGEMDIEIVESADTERAPKAADGEDVIEESEEGEALEENEKEIDLTPGALSRTDDPVRLYLKEMGSVALLSREGEIEIAKRIEEGKKDIATVVYGLPMTLEFVLNLRDQLKNGKIDVREIVPVVETEEDFEEEAVEKDYEELRLKTLDSLNAVRKVSATLKDLYDKARQVGGDPEKQKKLRKQIDTVRGQVVDKMESVNLHGVLKDRMTQRVRDLNLQFRTAEREVTSCQRRLGVGGEAGAELLRRLCRTHKDFLAVKRRTGLSEEVLQDIKKHYQSAKGRIRQLETEEALISADEIKDAVKHLDVAEEKVKRGKAELVEANLRLVVSIAKKYTNRGLQFLDLIQEGNIGLMKAVDKFEYKRGYKFSTYATWWIRQAITRAIADQARTIRIPVHMIETINKLIRTSRHLVQKLGREPTPEEIAERMDLPLDKVRKILKIAREPISLETPIGEEEDSHLGDFIEDKKAVSPLEAAIRYDLQRQINGALETLTPREEKVLRKRFGIGEATDHTLEEVGQDFEVTRERIRQIEAKALRKLRHPSRSKKLRSFVESL; this is translated from the coding sequence ATGCCGAAACAAGAGTTGCTCGGCGAGGTGAAGAAGCTCATCAATCTTGGCAAAGAGAAGGGCTTTCTCACGTACGACGATCTCAACAGTACGTTGCCGGCGGATGTTGTGTCGTCGGACCAATTCAGCACGATCATGACGATGTTCGGAGAAATGGACATTGAGATCGTGGAGTCTGCGGACACGGAGCGTGCACCGAAGGCCGCCGACGGAGAAGACGTCATTGAAGAAAGCGAAGAGGGCGAAGCGCTCGAGGAGAACGAAAAAGAGATCGACCTCACCCCCGGCGCGCTCAGCCGGACCGATGATCCGGTCAGGCTCTACTTGAAGGAGATGGGTAGTGTGGCGCTCCTCAGCCGCGAGGGGGAGATCGAAATCGCCAAGCGCATCGAAGAGGGTAAAAAGGACATCGCCACCGTCGTGTATGGGCTACCGATGACGCTGGAGTTTGTCCTGAACCTCCGAGACCAGCTGAAGAACGGCAAGATCGATGTGCGGGAAATCGTGCCGGTAGTGGAGACCGAAGAAGACTTCGAAGAAGAAGCCGTCGAGAAAGATTACGAAGAACTGCGACTCAAGACCCTGGACTCCTTGAATGCCGTCCGCAAGGTTTCGGCTACGCTCAAGGACCTCTACGACAAGGCTCGCCAGGTCGGGGGGGATCCTGAGAAGCAGAAGAAACTGCGCAAGCAGATCGATACGGTGCGCGGACAGGTCGTCGACAAGATGGAGTCGGTAAATCTCCATGGGGTCCTGAAAGATCGGATGACGCAGCGGGTTCGCGATCTCAATCTGCAGTTTCGGACCGCCGAGCGGGAAGTGACGAGTTGTCAGCGTCGTTTGGGCGTCGGGGGCGAGGCGGGGGCCGAATTGTTGCGACGGTTGTGCCGTACGCACAAGGACTTTCTGGCCGTCAAGCGGAGAACCGGCCTGTCGGAAGAGGTCTTGCAGGACATCAAGAAGCATTATCAGTCTGCCAAGGGGCGGATCCGCCAACTGGAGACCGAAGAGGCGCTGATCTCCGCGGACGAAATCAAGGATGCGGTCAAGCATCTCGATGTGGCGGAAGAGAAGGTCAAGCGCGGCAAGGCCGAGCTGGTCGAGGCGAATCTGCGATTGGTGGTGAGCATTGCGAAAAAATACACGAACCGCGGGCTCCAATTCCTGGACCTGATCCAAGAGGGCAACATCGGCCTGATGAAGGCGGTGGACAAATTCGAATATAAGCGCGGCTACAAGTTCAGCACCTACGCGACCTGGTGGATCAGGCAGGCCATTACCCGGGCCATCGCCGACCAGGCGCGTACCATCCGAATTCCCGTGCATATGATCGAGACGATCAATAAGCTCATCCGGACCTCGCGCCATCTGGTGCAGAAGCTCGGGCGCGAACCGACGCCGGAGGAGATTGCCGAGCGGATGGATTTGCCGCTGGACAAGGTTCGAAAGATCCTGAAGATTGCGCGTGAGCCGATTTCGCTCGAGACGCCCATCGGCGAGGAGGAAGACAGCCACCTGGGCGACTTCATCGAAGACAAGAAGGCGGTGTCGCCGCTGGAGGCAGCCATCCGGTACGACTTGCAGCGTCAAATCAACGGGGCGCTCGAAACCCTGACCCCTCGCGAAGAGAAGGTGCTGCGCAAACGCTTCGGCATCGGAGAGGCGACGGACCACACGTTGGAAGAGGTCGGCCAGGATTTCGAAGTGACCCGCGAGCGGATCCGGCAGATCGAAGCCAAGGCGTTGCGCAAGCTCCGACATCCGAGTCGAAGCAAGAAGCTGCGCAGCTTCGTGGAGAGTTTGTAA
- a CDS encoding DNA primase encodes MGRGLISDDVISRIKERIDIAEIVRQHVALTRTGQNLKGLCPFHQEKSPSFTVSSSRQIFHCFGCGAGGNVFTFLMKLTGAGFPEVVRDLGRKAGVEVPESSGGPSPQERSQLGRLERLNSAAADWYRRMLADGPGGAQARAYLDKRGIRPETVEQFHLGYAPADWDGLTKSMLKEGFSPGDLIAAGLAVPRDQGRDPKRSVSGQYDRFRSRVMFPIVDLRKRVVAFGGRILGEGMPKYLNSPETPLFKKGHTLFALDAAREAAAREQALVVVEGYFDAIALHQAGIRHVAATLGTALTADHIAVIRRFASNVVLLFDPDQAGVRAALRTLDLFVNSGMAVKVVSLPEGDDPDTYVRRFGAEGFAALHRTAPSLLDFAVEHSLRSAESGTVEDRIRAVDAVLRILHKSAHPIEREERIRLVAERLGLNQQRLIDRYPTLAALEPRGGAVRGSGPAPALPSKPKGQPEERDLVHLLIQGCLTPADLRKLSPDAFSVPAYRRLVECAFRHLERDGRLSVRAFLDDVLEDADCAPLATELSMLEQHYDDVPAHIAGCLDTLERRGRERALGVLIQELKAAERERREDDVRRLNQQINEMRMQKAGAPPAVLMSAVKE; translated from the coding sequence GTGGGCCGAGGCCTCATTTCGGACGATGTCATCAGTCGGATCAAAGAGCGTATCGACATCGCCGAGATCGTAAGGCAGCATGTGGCACTCACCAGGACCGGTCAAAACCTCAAAGGGTTGTGTCCATTTCACCAAGAAAAATCACCCTCCTTTACGGTCAGTTCTTCGAGACAGATCTTCCATTGCTTCGGGTGCGGCGCTGGGGGCAACGTGTTTACGTTTCTGATGAAATTGACCGGGGCAGGATTTCCGGAAGTCGTACGGGATCTCGGCCGGAAGGCAGGGGTGGAGGTGCCGGAGTCCAGCGGCGGTCCCTCTCCCCAAGAGCGCTCCCAACTGGGGCGGTTAGAACGTTTGAACAGTGCAGCTGCGGACTGGTACCGGCGCATGCTGGCGGACGGTCCGGGAGGTGCTCAAGCCAGAGCCTATCTGGATAAACGAGGTATCCGGCCCGAGACGGTCGAGCAGTTTCACCTTGGGTACGCCCCGGCCGATTGGGATGGGCTCACGAAGTCCATGCTCAAGGAAGGATTTTCACCGGGCGACCTTATTGCTGCGGGGTTGGCGGTGCCCCGGGATCAAGGGAGGGATCCAAAGCGATCGGTCTCCGGGCAATACGATCGGTTTCGCTCTCGGGTGATGTTTCCGATCGTCGATCTGCGGAAGCGGGTGGTGGCATTCGGGGGGCGAATCCTGGGAGAGGGAATGCCCAAGTATTTGAATTCTCCCGAGACGCCGCTGTTTAAAAAAGGCCATACGCTGTTTGCGTTGGATGCCGCGCGTGAAGCAGCGGCGCGCGAGCAGGCCCTCGTGGTAGTCGAAGGCTATTTTGATGCCATCGCGCTGCACCAGGCCGGAATCCGCCATGTGGCGGCGACCTTGGGCACTGCGTTGACGGCGGACCACATCGCCGTGATTCGGCGATTTGCCTCGAATGTGGTGCTGCTGTTCGACCCGGATCAAGCGGGGGTGCGGGCCGCGTTGCGGACGTTGGACCTTTTCGTCAATAGCGGTATGGCTGTGAAAGTGGTCTCATTGCCCGAAGGGGACGATCCCGATACGTATGTCCGGCGATTCGGCGCCGAGGGCTTTGCCGCGTTACATCGGACGGCGCCCAGTCTCTTGGACTTTGCCGTCGAGCACAGTCTCCGGTCGGCTGAGTCCGGCACGGTCGAAGATCGGATCCGGGCCGTGGATGCGGTGTTGCGCATCCTTCACAAGAGCGCGCATCCCATCGAACGAGAGGAACGCATTCGACTGGTCGCCGAGCGATTGGGGTTGAACCAGCAACGCCTGATCGATCGCTACCCGACGCTGGCCGCCTTGGAACCGCGCGGAGGGGCAGTGCGGGGCTCTGGGCCCGCGCCGGCGCTCCCCTCGAAACCCAAAGGACAGCCCGAGGAGCGGGATTTGGTACATCTGCTGATTCAGGGGTGCCTCACCCCTGCGGACCTCCGCAAGTTGTCCCCGGATGCCTTTTCCGTTCCGGCCTATCGTCGACTCGTGGAATGTGCGTTTCGCCATCTCGAGCGTGATGGTCGACTGTCGGTGCGAGCGTTCCTCGACGACGTGCTCGAAGATGCGGATTGCGCGCCTCTGGCGACGGAACTCTCGATGCTCGAACAACACTATGACGACGTGCCGGCCCACATTGCCGGCTGCTTGGATACTTTGGAACGCCGGGGGCGCGAACGGGCTCTCGGCGTCTTGATTCAAGAATTGAAGGCGGCTGAACGCGAACGGCGTGAGGACGATGTGCGACGCCTGAATCAACAGATCAACGAGATGCGGATGCAGAAAGCCGGCGCCCCGCCGGCTGTGCTGATGTCTGCGGTGAAGGAGTGA
- a CDS encoding histidine triad nucleotide-binding protein, whose protein sequence is MNSCIFCCIVEGSIPAKILFQDEVALAFEDINPQAPVHTLVIPKRHVAAVQDCQDSDQTLLGQLLLACVKVARMKGLAESGYRIVTNTGANAGQTVFHLHLHVLGGRNMAWPPG, encoded by the coding sequence GTGAATAGTTGCATTTTCTGCTGCATCGTCGAAGGGAGCATCCCGGCGAAAATTTTGTTCCAAGACGAAGTGGCGCTGGCCTTTGAAGATATCAATCCCCAAGCTCCGGTCCACACACTGGTGATCCCCAAACGTCATGTGGCGGCCGTTCAGGACTGCCAGGATTCGGATCAGACCCTGCTGGGTCAACTGTTGTTAGCCTGTGTCAAGGTCGCGCGCATGAAGGGGCTTGCCGAATCCGGGTATCGCATCGTTACGAATACCGGAGCCAATGCCGGCCAAACGGTCTTTCACTTGCACCTGCACGTGCTGGGCGGGCGCAATATGGCCTGGCCTCCTGGTTGA
- a CDS encoding bifunctional phosphoribosyl-AMP cyclohydrolase/phosphoribosyl-ATP diphosphatase HisIE, translating to MKLDAQGLVPAVVQDWLDGTVLMLGYMNHEAIAKTLATKSVHFWSRSRGKLWEKGETSGHFLRVKDLFVDCDRDTVLIKAEPVGPTCHTGERACFFVRMTDAGKAGGEKTQDAAGGILERIYQTILARKSSPQPGSYVSKLLAGGPDRILKKVAEEAGEVIIAAKNQKREEIIYETADLLFHTLLVLGYHDVTLSDVYRELGARFGKTGLRPSPEGGGGE from the coding sequence ATGAAGTTGGATGCCCAGGGGTTGGTGCCGGCGGTGGTTCAGGACTGGCTCGATGGCACCGTCTTGATGCTTGGGTACATGAATCACGAAGCCATCGCGAAGACGCTGGCCACCAAGTCCGTCCACTTTTGGAGTCGCTCCCGGGGAAAATTGTGGGAAAAGGGAGAAACCTCCGGGCATTTTCTGCGGGTGAAGGATCTGTTCGTGGATTGTGATCGTGATACCGTGCTGATCAAGGCGGAGCCGGTCGGTCCCACCTGTCATACCGGAGAACGCGCCTGTTTCTTCGTACGCATGACCGACGCGGGGAAGGCCGGAGGCGAAAAGACGCAGGACGCGGCGGGAGGGATTCTTGAGCGCATCTATCAAACCATCCTGGCGCGCAAATCGTCGCCTCAGCCAGGATCGTATGTGTCGAAATTATTGGCGGGCGGCCCGGACCGGATTCTGAAAAAGGTCGCGGAGGAGGCGGGTGAGGTCATCATTGCCGCCAAGAATCAGAAGCGGGAGGAAATCATTTACGAGACGGCCGACCTCCTGTTTCACACTCTGCTGGTCCTCGGATATCACGATGTGACGCTGAGCGACGTCTACCGTGAATTGGGAGCGCGTTTCGGCAAAACCGGGTTACGACCTTCACCGGAAGGAGGAGGGGGTGAATAG
- the hisF gene encoding imidazole glycerol phosphate synthase subunit HisF, whose translation MLTKRIIPCLDVKDGRVVKGVSFVNLRDAGDPVEVATIYDREGADELCFLDITASHENRKTILEVVEQTAAKVFMPLTVGGGVRTPDDIRALLNAGADKVSINTTAVQQPEFVQEAARRFGTQCIVVAIDAKRSERGDHWEVFTHGGRKATGLDAVEWAQRMETYGAGEILLTSMDQDGRQNGYDLALTAAASERLSIPVIASGGVGTLEHLYEGLVQGKADAVLAASIFHYRTYTIQQAKAYLHKRGVPVRLAPVPAEQQA comes from the coding sequence ATGCTGACAAAGCGCATCATTCCTTGTTTGGATGTGAAAGACGGCCGGGTCGTCAAGGGGGTGAGTTTCGTCAACCTGCGGGATGCCGGCGATCCTGTCGAGGTAGCGACGATCTATGATCGCGAAGGGGCCGACGAATTGTGCTTTTTGGACATCACCGCTTCCCACGAGAATCGCAAGACGATCCTGGAAGTGGTGGAGCAAACCGCCGCGAAGGTCTTCATGCCGCTGACCGTGGGGGGCGGGGTGCGGACACCGGACGACATTCGAGCCCTACTCAATGCCGGGGCCGATAAGGTCAGCATCAATACGACCGCAGTGCAACAGCCGGAATTCGTTCAGGAAGCGGCGCGCCGGTTCGGCACCCAGTGCATCGTGGTGGCCATCGATGCAAAACGATCCGAACGGGGCGACCATTGGGAGGTGTTCACTCATGGAGGACGCAAGGCCACCGGTTTGGATGCGGTGGAGTGGGCACAGCGAATGGAGACGTACGGCGCCGGAGAAATTCTGCTGACCAGCATGGACCAGGACGGTCGCCAAAATGGGTATGACCTGGCCTTGACGGCGGCGGCATCGGAGCGACTGTCCATTCCGGTGATCGCTTCCGGCGGGGTGGGGACATTGGAGCATTTGTACGAAGGGCTGGTGCAGGGTAAGGCCGACGCCGTGCTGGCAGCGTCGATTTTCCATTACCGAACCTACACGATTCAGCAAGCAAAAGCCTATCTGCATAAACGCGGCGTGCCGGTGCGGTTGGCGCCGGTGCCGGCGGAGCAACAGGCATGA
- the hisA gene encoding 1-(5-phosphoribosyl)-5-[(5-phosphoribosylamino)methylideneamino]imidazole-4-carboxamide isomerase, whose amino-acid sequence MRVIPAIDLKDGRCVRLRQGDMAAETVYSDDVPSVAQRWQHQGADLIHVVDLNGAVDGRPKNLPQIEAVLQTVNVKVQVGGGIRTLDTVRRYLQAGVARVVLGTAALTDPAFLAQACREFPRRIVLGLDARDGLVAVKGWTSVSQTQAVDLLKELADHELGAVIYTDIARDGMLSGPNLPALRQVVELSAFPVIASGGITRVEDLQAVRALGPRVEGAIVGKALYDGKLDYREALASLRRS is encoded by the coding sequence ATGCGGGTAATTCCAGCGATTGATTTAAAAGATGGTCGATGTGTGCGGCTCAGACAGGGCGATATGGCCGCCGAGACCGTCTACTCGGACGACGTGCCGTCAGTTGCACAACGGTGGCAGCACCAGGGTGCCGATTTAATACACGTGGTGGATTTGAACGGCGCGGTGGACGGCCGGCCGAAAAATTTGCCTCAAATCGAAGCGGTATTGCAAACGGTGAACGTGAAGGTGCAAGTCGGCGGCGGCATTCGGACCCTCGACACCGTGCGTCGGTACCTGCAGGCTGGAGTGGCGCGGGTGGTGCTCGGGACGGCTGCGCTGACGGACCCCGCGTTCCTGGCGCAAGCCTGCCGCGAGTTTCCCCGGCGGATTGTGCTGGGCCTTGATGCGCGTGATGGCTTGGTCGCCGTCAAGGGATGGACCAGCGTCTCTCAAACCCAGGCGGTCGATTTGCTCAAAGAGCTGGCCGACCACGAGTTGGGCGCCGTCATCTACACCGACATCGCTCGGGACGGCATGTTGAGCGGACCCAACCTGCCTGCTCTCCGACAGGTGGTCGAACTTTCGGCATTTCCGGTGATCGCCTCCGGCGGGATTACGCGGGTAGAGGATCTGCAAGCCGTACGGGCGCTCGGGCCTCGGGTGGAAGGCGCCATCGTCGGCAAGGCCCTCTATGACGGCAAACTGGACTACCGCGAGGCGCTGGCGTCGTTGCGCCGGAGTTGA
- the hisH gene encoding imidazole glycerol phosphate synthase subunit HisH yields the protein MIAIIDYGMGNLRSVQKAFEAVGHQAVVTREARVIADADHVVLPGVGAFGDCMANLDRYDLIGPIQAAVRSGKPFLGICLGLQLLFTESEEFGIHKGLDIIPGRVKRFALDPALKVPHMGWNEVRFLRPAPIFEGVASGSHCYFVHSYYVEPTDSAVVAALTDYGRPFASAVWKDNVVACQFHPEKSQAVGLQLVKNFGAWT from the coding sequence ATGATCGCAATCATCGACTACGGAATGGGAAACTTGCGCAGCGTCCAGAAGGCGTTCGAGGCCGTCGGCCATCAGGCGGTTGTGACGCGCGAGGCGCGAGTAATTGCCGATGCCGATCACGTGGTGTTGCCGGGGGTCGGGGCATTCGGCGATTGCATGGCGAATCTCGACCGGTACGACTTGATCGGACCGATCCAGGCCGCCGTCCGGTCCGGCAAACCCTTCTTGGGCATCTGCCTGGGGTTACAGCTGTTGTTCACGGAAAGTGAGGAATTCGGCATTCATAAGGGGTTGGATATCATCCCCGGCCGCGTGAAGCGGTTTGCCCTGGATCCGGCGTTGAAAGTGCCGCATATGGGCTGGAACGAAGTCCGCTTCCTGCGGCCTGCGCCGATCTTCGAGGGGGTGGCGTCCGGAAGCCATTGTTATTTCGTCCACTCCTACTATGTTGAGCCGACCGATTCCGCTGTGGTGGCGGCGCTGACTGACTATGGGCGGCCCTTCGCCTCCGCCGTGTGGAAGGATAATGTCGTGGCCTGCCAGTTTCACCCGGAAAAGAGTCAGGCGGTCGGTCTTCAGCTCGTGAAAAATTTCGGAGCCTGGACGTGA